One genomic segment of Ricinus communis isolate WT05 ecotype wild-type chromosome 3, ASM1957865v1, whole genome shotgun sequence includes these proteins:
- the LOC8259437 gene encoding E3 ubiquitin-protein ligase KEG isoform X1 → MKVSLTLWKLKIIPVPIEIPSNNFLLQPHCRNKYIMAGKVVPAQPATSFEYELFEGDYDRLRTVVASSNQSTPWIDPENLKLRHRIGRGPFGDVWLATHHHSTEDYDEYHEVALKMLHPVKEDHVRVLLDKFDDLFLKCGGIEGVCLIRGISIINGKICIIMRFYEGSIGDKMARRKGGKISLADVLRYGIELAQGVLELHAKDLLVLNLKSSNFLLNENDQAILGDVGIPYLLLGIPLRSSDMSYMLGTPNYMAPEQWQPEVRGPLSAETDSWGFACGVVEMLTGIQPWSGRSVEEIYDLVVRKQEKPRIPEGLPPPVENVLHSCFEYDFRNRPLMKDILRIFKSSQNAVYGDGGWRELGSRTILDKSGGTGYSKWFLLKDHLQVGDTVRSRKPLNSSKSENMDVPEAIVVGLERDADQDGFLLVRVLGIHDPLRVPILTLERVTFGLAAGDWVRLKEENKRHSPVGILHSINRDGSVAVGFIGVETFWKGNSSELQMAKSYFVGQFVRLKAKILSPRFEWPRKRQGAWATGKIRHILPNGCLVVNFPGRLTFGEEHNTFLADPGEVEEVSFNTCPGMVKKYQHLEDIHWAVRPLLIALGLFTAMKVGVFVGKKMGRSKGRKLESNVVQNDDQPMAGPSSGHSGQAWFPPSVANILGVTTAAAPPR, encoded by the exons ATGAAAGTATCTCTCACTCTCTGGAAGTTGAAAATTATTCCAGTTCCAATTGAAATCCCAAGCAATAACTTTCTTCTTCAACCTCACTGCCG aaataaatacataatgGCTGGAAAAGTGGTTCCTGCTCAACCTGCTACTTCTTTTGAGTATGAGCTTTTTGAAGGTGACTATGACCGCCTTAGAACAGTTGTAGCTTCATCAAATCAGTCAACTCCTTGGATTGACCCAGAAAATTTGAAACTTAGACACAGAATTGGGAGGGGTCCTTTTGGTGATGTCTGGTTAGCTACTCATCATCATTCAACTGAAGATTATGATGAGTATCATGAAGTAGCTCTCAAGATGCTCCATCCAGTTAAGGAGGATCATGTTAGGGTTCTGTTGGATAAGtttgatgatttatttttgaagtGTGGAGGGATAGAAGGTGTATGTTTGATACGTGGAATTTCTATTATAAATGGAAAG ATTTGCATCATTATGAGGTTTTATGAGGGATCAATTGGTGATAAAATGGCTCGCCGTAAAGGGGGGAAGATATCATTAGCTGATGTTTTGAG GTATGGGATTGAGTTGGCACAGGGAGTTTTAGAATTGCATGCCAAAGATCTCCTTGTTCTCAACCTTAAATCTTCAAATTTCCTTCTTAATGAAAATGATCAAGCAATTCTAGGAGATGTCGGCATTCCTTACCTATTACTGGGAATTCCACTTCGAAGCTCAGATATGTCTTACATGCTTGGAACCCCAAACTACATGGCTCCAGAACAATGGCAGCCAGAAGTAAGAGGCCCCCTATCCGCTGAGACTGACTCATGGGGATTTGCTTGTGGCGTTGTTGAGATGTTGACTGGCATTCAACCTTGGTCTGGAAGGTCAGTTGAAGAAATTTATGATTTGGTGGTTAGAAAGCAAGAGAAGCCACGCATACCTGAAGGCCTCCCTCCTCCAGTCGAAAATGTTCTTCACAGTTGCTTTGAATATGACTTCAGAAATCGACCCTTAATGAAAGACATATTACGTATATTTAAAAG CTCACAGAATGCAGTTTACGGCGATGGAGGCTGGAGAGAACTTGGGAGCAGAACTATATTAGACAAATCAGGAGGCACTGGTTACTCAAAGTGGTTTCTTTTGAAGGATCATCTGCAAGTGGGGGACACAGTGCGCTCTAGAAAACCTCTGAATTCAAGCAAGTCTGAAAATATGGATGTCCCAGAAGCGATAGTGGTGGGTTTAGAACGTGACGCAGATCAAGATGGTTTTCTTTTGGTAAGAGTCCTGGGTATCCATGATCCACTAAGAGTTCCCATTTTGACCCTTGAACGGGTCACTTTTGGCTTGGCAGCTGGAGATTGGGTGCGCTTGAAGGAGGAAAACAAAAGGCATTCGCCAGTGGGTATTCTTCATTCCATCAATCGTGATGGAAGTGTGGCTGTTGGATTCATAGGAGTGGAAACTTTTTGGAAAGGAAATTCTTCAGAACTTCAGATGGCAAAATCTTACTTTGTAGGTCAGTTCGTGAGGTTGAAAGCTAAAATTCTCAGTCCCCGATTTGAATGGCCTCGCAAAAGGCAAGGAGCCTGGGCTACTGGAAAGATTCGGCACATCCTGCCAAATGGATGCCTTGTTGTCAACTTCCCAGGCAGATTGACTTTCGGAGAGGAACATAACACTTTCTTGGCTGATCCAGGTGAAGTAGAAGAGGTTTCCTTTAATACTTGTCCGGGAATGgttaaaaaatatcaacatCTTGAGGATATTCATTGGGCAGTGAGACCGCTTCTGATAGCATTGGGTCTTTTCACTGCTATGAAAGTAGGGGTTTTCGTGGGGAAGAAAATGGGAAGGTCCAAAGGGAGGAAGCTAGAGAGTAATGTGGTACAAAATGATGACCAGCCTATGGCTGGCCCAAGTAGTGGACATAGTGGCCAAGCATGGTTTCCACCATCTGTGGCAAATATTCTTGGTGTTACCACTGCTGCTGCTCCTCCTCGGTAG
- the LOC8259437 gene encoding E3 ubiquitin-protein ligase KEG isoform X2, which yields MAGKVVPAQPATSFEYELFEGDYDRLRTVVASSNQSTPWIDPENLKLRHRIGRGPFGDVWLATHHHSTEDYDEYHEVALKMLHPVKEDHVRVLLDKFDDLFLKCGGIEGVCLIRGISIINGKICIIMRFYEGSIGDKMARRKGGKISLADVLRYGIELAQGVLELHAKDLLVLNLKSSNFLLNENDQAILGDVGIPYLLLGIPLRSSDMSYMLGTPNYMAPEQWQPEVRGPLSAETDSWGFACGVVEMLTGIQPWSGRSVEEIYDLVVRKQEKPRIPEGLPPPVENVLHSCFEYDFRNRPLMKDILRIFKSSQNAVYGDGGWRELGSRTILDKSGGTGYSKWFLLKDHLQVGDTVRSRKPLNSSKSENMDVPEAIVVGLERDADQDGFLLVRVLGIHDPLRVPILTLERVTFGLAAGDWVRLKEENKRHSPVGILHSINRDGSVAVGFIGVETFWKGNSSELQMAKSYFVGQFVRLKAKILSPRFEWPRKRQGAWATGKIRHILPNGCLVVNFPGRLTFGEEHNTFLADPGEVEEVSFNTCPGMVKKYQHLEDIHWAVRPLLIALGLFTAMKVGVFVGKKMGRSKGRKLESNVVQNDDQPMAGPSSGHSGQAWFPPSVANILGVTTAAAPPR from the exons atgGCTGGAAAAGTGGTTCCTGCTCAACCTGCTACTTCTTTTGAGTATGAGCTTTTTGAAGGTGACTATGACCGCCTTAGAACAGTTGTAGCTTCATCAAATCAGTCAACTCCTTGGATTGACCCAGAAAATTTGAAACTTAGACACAGAATTGGGAGGGGTCCTTTTGGTGATGTCTGGTTAGCTACTCATCATCATTCAACTGAAGATTATGATGAGTATCATGAAGTAGCTCTCAAGATGCTCCATCCAGTTAAGGAGGATCATGTTAGGGTTCTGTTGGATAAGtttgatgatttatttttgaagtGTGGAGGGATAGAAGGTGTATGTTTGATACGTGGAATTTCTATTATAAATGGAAAG ATTTGCATCATTATGAGGTTTTATGAGGGATCAATTGGTGATAAAATGGCTCGCCGTAAAGGGGGGAAGATATCATTAGCTGATGTTTTGAG GTATGGGATTGAGTTGGCACAGGGAGTTTTAGAATTGCATGCCAAAGATCTCCTTGTTCTCAACCTTAAATCTTCAAATTTCCTTCTTAATGAAAATGATCAAGCAATTCTAGGAGATGTCGGCATTCCTTACCTATTACTGGGAATTCCACTTCGAAGCTCAGATATGTCTTACATGCTTGGAACCCCAAACTACATGGCTCCAGAACAATGGCAGCCAGAAGTAAGAGGCCCCCTATCCGCTGAGACTGACTCATGGGGATTTGCTTGTGGCGTTGTTGAGATGTTGACTGGCATTCAACCTTGGTCTGGAAGGTCAGTTGAAGAAATTTATGATTTGGTGGTTAGAAAGCAAGAGAAGCCACGCATACCTGAAGGCCTCCCTCCTCCAGTCGAAAATGTTCTTCACAGTTGCTTTGAATATGACTTCAGAAATCGACCCTTAATGAAAGACATATTACGTATATTTAAAAG CTCACAGAATGCAGTTTACGGCGATGGAGGCTGGAGAGAACTTGGGAGCAGAACTATATTAGACAAATCAGGAGGCACTGGTTACTCAAAGTGGTTTCTTTTGAAGGATCATCTGCAAGTGGGGGACACAGTGCGCTCTAGAAAACCTCTGAATTCAAGCAAGTCTGAAAATATGGATGTCCCAGAAGCGATAGTGGTGGGTTTAGAACGTGACGCAGATCAAGATGGTTTTCTTTTGGTAAGAGTCCTGGGTATCCATGATCCACTAAGAGTTCCCATTTTGACCCTTGAACGGGTCACTTTTGGCTTGGCAGCTGGAGATTGGGTGCGCTTGAAGGAGGAAAACAAAAGGCATTCGCCAGTGGGTATTCTTCATTCCATCAATCGTGATGGAAGTGTGGCTGTTGGATTCATAGGAGTGGAAACTTTTTGGAAAGGAAATTCTTCAGAACTTCAGATGGCAAAATCTTACTTTGTAGGTCAGTTCGTGAGGTTGAAAGCTAAAATTCTCAGTCCCCGATTTGAATGGCCTCGCAAAAGGCAAGGAGCCTGGGCTACTGGAAAGATTCGGCACATCCTGCCAAATGGATGCCTTGTTGTCAACTTCCCAGGCAGATTGACTTTCGGAGAGGAACATAACACTTTCTTGGCTGATCCAGGTGAAGTAGAAGAGGTTTCCTTTAATACTTGTCCGGGAATGgttaaaaaatatcaacatCTTGAGGATATTCATTGGGCAGTGAGACCGCTTCTGATAGCATTGGGTCTTTTCACTGCTATGAAAGTAGGGGTTTTCGTGGGGAAGAAAATGGGAAGGTCCAAAGGGAGGAAGCTAGAGAGTAATGTGGTACAAAATGATGACCAGCCTATGGCTGGCCCAAGTAGTGGACATAGTGGCCAAGCATGGTTTCCACCATCTGTGGCAAATATTCTTGGTGTTACCACTGCTGCTGCTCCTCCTCGGTAG
- the LOC8259436 gene encoding cingulin-like protein 1, translated as MGFSVSVRSSLPLYKLFSPRLNSRQNRVDCITTISKRRKSSPLQIVKSVLNSSNSSIDDNGATEPARILLERLFAQTQKLEKQMGPHSHLPADVYPGFNLEILESDLLAVLEALRKKEEDLQDAERQVLSEHSDLNHAKEMLELRENEIAIAYSKHEKLEGELKLANVYLASQSRQIEDLRLQVKEREDVIFAAKSALSLKEDEIEKMKSKLIKKSEEAEKMDTELKCKSQLLEEANEVVKKQEIELQQLKNAIRDKQEKLEVSKTLRKLEEEKLKVAEANLEKQTMEWLIAQEELKKLADNASKQIVETKETMENFRRVKKLLIDVRSELVSSQKSLASSRKRMEEQEKLLKQQLAHLEEERKSVLSYMTSLKDAQIEVESERAKLRISEARNKELERDLSIEKELIEELHEELKKEKSSLKQAMEEMSSLREELEQKNTEFGEIHGLIQDKESELVEAKLEIQHLKSEQASLQLVLEGKDRQLLSAKKKLEEVDQEIAELKMLLSSKEDQLIQATNMLKEKEEHVQVMQDELNETKMKISEAETVVERIVELTNKLVISIKDEDHNAFAPSDSTSLDLVQQPLDRPGDYFRLQKEQLENELSLTRERLRMKEMEVLASQKALTIKDEELKAVLGKLDAREKELKGLKDEMIEDANDLKKLYTLAQERIGEKSIGELAIEKLQLEAAQLEVEAATSALLKLVEMSRELLNKANLSIMADADAETDISMFLQNYSDPGISMFGNNECLKEVKTGVVRLSAMTEQLVKEAGVAAGVN; from the exons ATGGGGTTTTCAGTTTCTGTTCGCTCCTCTCTTCCTCTTTATAAG TTGTTCTCGCCGAGGCTCAACTCGAGACAGAATCGAGTGGATTGTATAACcacaatttcaaaaagaagaaaatcttCTCCACTGCAGATCGTTAAATCAGTCTTGAACAGCAGCAACTCAAGCATTGATGACAATGGGGCAACTGAACCAGCCAGGATTCTTCTTGAAAGATTGTTTGCACAGACTCAGAAACTCGAAAAACAGATGGGTCCACATTCGCACCTCCCTGCAGATGTTTATCCTGGCTTTAATCTTGAAATCCTGGAGTCTGATCTTCTTGCTGTTTTGGAAGCCttaaggaagaaggaagaagatcTTCAAGATGCTGAAAGACAGGTTTTATCTGAGCACAGCGATTTAAACCATGCAAAGGAGATGTTGGAATTACGAGAAAATGAAATTGCAATTGCTTATTCTAAGCATGAAAAACTAGAAGGGGAGCTTAAGCTGGCAAATGTTTACCTAGCTTCTCAATCCAGACAGATTGAAGATTTAAGGCTTCAAGTTAAAGAGAGGGAGGATGTGATTTTCGCTGCAAAATCTGCACTATCTTTGAAGGAagatgaaatagaaaaaatgaaaagtaagTTAATAAAGAAGAGCGAGGAAGCTGAGAAAATGGACACTGAACTGAAATGCAAGTCTCAACTCTTGGAAGAAGCTAATGAAGTTGTGAAGAAACAAGAGATCGAGCTTCAACAACTTAAAAATGCTATCCGAGATAAGCAAGAAAAACTGGAAGTTTCAAAAACACTTAGAAAACTTGAAGAGGAGAAGTTAAAAGTTGCAGAGGCTAACTTGGAGAAGCAGACCATGGAATGGTTAATAGCACAGGAAGAACTTAAAAAGTTGGCCGACAATGCATCTAAACAAATTGTAGAAACTAAAGAAACCATGGAGAACTTCAGAAGAGTGAAAAAGCTTCTAATTGATGTGAGATCTGAGCTGGTCTCTTCACAGAAATCTCTGGCGTCCTCTAGAAAGCGAATGGAAGAACAGGAAAAGCTATTAAAGCAGCAACTAGCACATCtcgaagaagagaggaagagtgTCTTATCTTACATGACCAGTTTGAAAGATGCCCAAATAGAAGTTGAGAGCGAAAGAGCAAAGCTTAGGATTTCAGAGGCTCGAAATAAGGAGCTTGAAAGAGACTTGTCAATAGAGAAGGAGCTCATAGAAGAATTACATGAGGAGTTGAAGAAGGAGAAATCTTCTCTAAAGCAGGCAATGGAAGAAATGTCTTCCCTAAGGGAGGAACTGGAGCAGAAAAATACTGAATTTGGGGAAATTCATGGTCTTATTCAGGATAAAGAGTCAGAATTGGTGGAAGCAAAGCTAGAAATTCAGCATTTGAAGTCTGAACAGGCTTCTCTTCAGCTTGTCTTGGAGGGGAAAGATCGGCAACTCTTAAGtgcaaagaaaaaattggAGGAAGTAGACCAGGAGATTGCTGAGCTAAAGATGCTTTTGAGCAGCAAAGAAGATCAACTAATTCAAGCAACAAATATGCTGAAGGAGAAAGAGGAGCATGTGCAGGTGATGCAAGATGAGTTGAATGAAACGAAGATGAAAATATCTGAAGCTGAAACTGTAGTGGAACGAATAGTAGAGCTTACAAACAAACTGGTCATCTCCATTAAGGATGAAGATCATAATGCATTTGCGCCATCAGATAGCACTAGTTTGGACCTCGTGCAACAACCCTTGGACAGGCCAGGTGATTATTTTAGGTTGCAGAAAGAACAGCTTGAAAATGAGCTCAGCTTGACCAGAGAGAGATTAAGAATGAAAGAGATGGAAGTTCTAGCTTCTCAGAAGGCTCTTACCATCAAAGATGAGGAACTCAAAGCAGTTCTTGGGAAATTAGATGCCAGAGAAAAGGAACTAAAAGGACTCAAGGATGAAATGATTGAAGATGCTAATGATCTGAAGAAGCTGTATACTCTAGCTCAAGAGAGAATAGGTGAGAAAAGCATTGGGGAGCTGGCAATTGAGAAGCTTCAACTTGAGGCAGCTCAACTGGAAGTTGAAGCTGCAACCAGTGCTCTACTTAAGCTCGTAGAAATGAGTCGAGAACTTCTGAATAAAGCTAACTTGAGCATTATGGCTGATGCTGATGCCGAAACCGATATTAGTATGTTCTTGCAAAATTACTCAGATCCTGGAATAAGCATGTTCGGGAACAATGAATGTCTGAAGGAGGTTAAAACGGGAGTTGTTCGGCTGTCAGCTATGACTGAGCAGCTGGTGAAAGAAGCTGGAGTTGCTGCTGGTGTGAACTAA